The DNA segment CTCGATCACCTCGTGGTGGTGAACCCGAACAACCCAACCGGGCGCACGCTCGCGCAAGCCACGCTGCGGGCATGGCACGCGGATCTCGCCGCACGTGGCGGCACGCTGCTGCTCGACGAAGCTTTCATGGATTGCACACCCGAGCGCTCGCTGGCCGCGCTGGCGGATCGCCCCGGCATGGTGGTGCTGCGCTCGCTGGGCAAGTTCTACGGCCTGGCCGGCGTGCGCTGCGGCTTTGTGCTGGCCGAGCCTATATTGCTGGCAGCGCTGGCCGACCAGCTCGGCCACTGGACCGTGGCCGGCCCCGCACGCGCGGTGGCGCGCCTGGCCCTGGCCGATCGCACCTGGCAGGCCGCCACGCGCGACCGTTTGCAACAAGCCGGCATCCGGCTCGCGACACTGTTGCGCAAGCACGGCCTGACGCCCGTGGGACGCCCCTTGTTCAGCTGGGTACCGCATGCCGATGCCGCGCGCCTGCACGAAGCGCTCGCGCGGCAAGGCGTGTGGACGCGGCTGTTCGACGCGCCGCCGGGCATCCCTGGCGCGTTGCCAAGCCTGCGCCTGGGTTTGCCACCAGCGCAGGAGCCCGCATGGCAACGGCTCGACGCGGCACTGGCCCAAGCCCTTGCAACAACGCGCTCCGACAGCAGCATCCTATCCAGCTAACGCCCGATGACCCCTACCTCGATCACTACCCGTGCCCTGCTGGCCCTCGCCACGCTGCTGGGCAGCCTCCTTTGCAGCCACGCCGGCGCCGCCGTATCCGTGGTCGATGACGCCGGCCAGACCGTCACGCTGGACCAGCCCGCGCGCCGCGTGATCTCGCTCGCGCCGCACGTCACCGAAATGCTCTACGCCGCCGGCGGCGGCTCGCGCATCGTCGGCACCGTAAGCTACAGCGACTACCCGCCACAGGCCCGCGACATCCCGCGCGTCGGCGACAACAAGGCGCTGGATCTGGAACGCATCGCCGCGCTCAAGCCCGACCTGATCGTGGTGTGGCGCCACGGCAATGCGCAGAAACAAACCGACCGCCTGCGCGCGCTCGGCCTGCCGCTGTTCTACAGCGAGCCGCGCAAGCTCGAAGGCATCCCCAGCAACATCGAAAGAATGGGCGTGCTGCTCGGCACCGAGCCCACCGCCAACAGCGCCGCCACCAGCTTTCGCCAGCAGATCGACAAGCTGCGCCAGACCTATGCGGCGCGTGCGCCGGTGACGGTGTTCTACCAGGTATGGCAACAACCCCTGATGACGCTCAGCGGCCAGCACCTGATCAGCGACGTGCTCGCGCTATGCGGCGGGCGCAACCTGTTCGCCAACGAAGCGCTGCTGGTGCCGACGGTCTCGGTGGAATCCGTGGTAGCCGGCAATCCGGAAGTCATGATGACTGCCAGCATGGGCGCGACCCGCTCCGACCGGCCGCTGCCGGACTTCGCCATGTGGGAACGCTGGAAACAGGTAACCGCCGTGGCGCGTGGCAACCTCTACGCCATCGACGGCGACCTGGTCAACCGAGCCGGCCCACGCATCGCCCAAGGCGCGCAGGTCGTGTGCAAGGACCTGGACGACGCGCGGCGCAAACGGCCAGCGCAATAGGAGCAAGACAGGTCAAGGGTCAGGCCTGACATCCCGTACTTGACGAGCGCCCGCCCTCTCCCCCGGCCCCTCTCCCACAAGTGGGAGAGGGGAGCCAAGCAGCGGCAAAATCAACCAACTGGTGTAGCCGTGATTCCCGCCCGAGGGGCGGAAATCACCCAAGCGCGATGCGAAGCGAGCCGTGAAGGTGTGCCAAGGCCGTATGGGGCGCCTCGGGATTCGGCGAAAAGAGCGGAAAAGAGGGACCCATGTCTGAGTATCGCCTCAAGGCGATGCGAGTTTGGGTCCCGGCCGCTCTTTTCGTCGAATCCCGAGGAGGTAGTCGCCCCATCCGGCGCGCCTTTTTTGCCTACTTTGACCCGTCCTGACTAAGGTTGACACTTTTCCCGCAGCAATGAGGAGAGTGTCTTGGATATAGATCGGAAACGAACCCAACGCGACTACACGCTGGCTTTTAAGCTGGCGGTCGTTGAGGAAGTGGAAAAAGGCGAACTGACGTACAAGCAGGCGCAACACAAGTACGGAATCCAGGGGAGGTCCACGGTGCTGGTATGGTTACGCAAGCACGGACTACAGGACTGGAGCGGCTCGTTGCCACAGGGCGCCCGGTACGCGACGATGGAAAAGCAAGGTAAAGCCAAGCCCCGCACGCCGGAGCAGCGCATCAAGGAACTGGAAGTCCAGTTGCGCGAGGCGCAGGAGAAGGCGCGACTGTTCGAAGCAGTGATCGACGTGATTCAGAAGGAGCACGGGGTACGCGTCGTAAAAAAGCCTTCGGGCAAGTCCTCGCGCAAGAGCTCGTCCAAGGGCTAAGCGTTAGCAGGGCTTGCCGTTACTTTGGCATCAGTCGCCAGGCGTACTACAAGCGCCGCCACAGCGAGCTTCGACAAACGGCCCGAGACGCCAGGATCTGCGCATTGGTCACCGAAGTGCGGCTGCGCCAACCCCGTTTGGGCACGCGAAAACTGCAGCGGGTTCTGCAGGCGCCGCTGGCGAAGGCAGATATCCGGGTGGGCCGAGACCGGCTATTTGATGTTCTGCGCGCAGCCAGGCTGCTCGTGAAACCGCATCGGGCGTATCACAAGACCACTAACAGCCATCACCGTTTCCGGTGCCATCCCAATCTTCTCAAGGAGGGGCCGCAGAAGGTAGTGCCCACGGCGGCCGAGCAGGTCTGGGTCGCTGACATTACGTACCTTCCCACCACCCAGCAGACCGTCTATCTGAGTCTTGTTACGGATGCCTGGTCGCGCAAGATCGTGGGCTACCATGTCCATGACAGCCTGCAGACCGAGCAGGTGAGCCAGGCGCTGAAAATGGCACTACGCTCGCGCCGGACCCGGCAGACGCTGGTACATCATTCGGATCGAGGAATTCAATACTGCGCGACCTACTACCAGGCCATCCATCAGCGGCACGGTTTGACCTGTTCCATGACCGACGGCTACGACTGCTACCAGAACGCCATGGCCGAGCGCATCAACGGCATCCTCAAGAGCGAATTCCTGCTGAACCGACCAACTGACCTGCAGCAAGCGGCTCGCATGGTGAAGGAGTCCGTACAGATCTATAACCGTGAACGCCCCCATCAAGCCCTGAAATACAAAACGCCCGATGAGGTTCATCGGGCGTCTATTACCTTGGAACGCTAGGCGCCCACGGCGCCACAAAACCTGTCAACCTATGTCAGGACTTGACACTTTTTTGGCAAGACAAAAAAGTAGGTCGCCGCCCCGCAGGGGTGGTGAAACCGCAGTTGAAGTTGCCCTTGACGTTAAGCCGTTGCATCTGCAGTCATAACCCGACACCAATCAACTCAAACCCGATTCCACCACCGCAACCTCGCCACACCGCCACCCAGCGTAAACCGGCAACTCGCCCCATAACCAAGATCCCACCCCAGCGTAGTAGCCAGCGGCACCCCGAGCCAGTGCGCCGCCAACATACGCATCGGCCCCGCATGCGCAACAACCCACAGCCGGTCCGGCGCATCCACCGGCAAGGCATCGGCCCAAGCCGCCACACGCGCCATCGCCTGCGCGACGGTCTCGCCCCCATGAGGCCGCGCATGCAGCAGATCCGCAGCCCACGCATCGAGCTCGGCGCGCGGCACGGCGTCCCATGCGAGGCCTTCCCAACGGCCAAAATCGAGTTCGCGCAACTGCGCATCGGCTTGCGGCACCACCCCGAAATCCCGCGCAAGCAAATCAGCCGTCGCGCGAGCCCGCGCCATCGTGCTGCAAACAATGCGCTGCGGCGCAAGGCCATCGAGCGCCAGCAGCATGCGAGCAGGCTCGGGCAAAACGGGCTGCGCCAGCGGCAGGTCAAGCGCGCCGTAGCAGATCCCTTGCGCAACCTCAGGCGCCGCGTGGCGGATCAGGACCAGGTCCATGCCGCCGCCACCAGATAGATCAACAACTCGGCCAGCTGCTGCGCCATGCCGAGGCAATCGCCGGTGTAGCCGCCAATGCGGCGAACAAAGTAGCGTC comes from the Cupriavidus basilensis genome and includes:
- the cobD gene encoding threonine-phosphate decarboxylase CobD, which gives rise to MSTPIRHGGDLLAAARRHGRPVEDWLDLSTGINPDGYPVPALPADAWLRLPQDDDGLAELAAQAYGAPRALPVAGSQAAIRTLPQLLRPGRVGVAVQGYSEYAPAFARAGHEVVPLAETDFAREDLAAQLDHLVVVNPNNPTGRTLAQATLRAWHADLAARGGTLLLDEAFMDCTPERSLAALADRPGMVVLRSLGKFYGLAGVRCGFVLAEPILLAALADQLGHWTVAGPARAVARLALADRTWQAATRDRLQQAGIRLATLLRKHGLTPVGRPLFSWVPHADAARLHEALARQGVWTRLFDAPPGIPGALPSLRLGLPPAQEPAWQRLDAALAQALATTRSDSSILSS
- a CDS encoding cobalamin-binding protein; this encodes MTPTSITTRALLALATLLGSLLCSHAGAAVSVVDDAGQTVTLDQPARRVISLAPHVTEMLYAAGGGSRIVGTVSYSDYPPQARDIPRVGDNKALDLERIAALKPDLIVVWRHGNAQKQTDRLRALGLPLFYSEPRKLEGIPSNIERMGVLLGTEPTANSAATSFRQQIDKLRQTYAARAPVTVFYQVWQQPLMTLSGQHLISDVLALCGGRNLFANEALLVPTVSVESVVAGNPEVMMTASMGATRSDRPLPDFAMWERWKQVTAVARGNLYAIDGDLVNRAGPRIAQGAQVVCKDLDDARRKRPAQ
- a CDS encoding IS3 family transposase (programmed frameshift), whose amino-acid sequence is MDIDRKRTQRDYTLAFKLAVVEEVEKGELTYKQAQHKYGIQGRSTVLVWLRKHGLQDWSGSLPQGARYATMEKQGKAKPRTPEQRIKELEVQLREAQEKARLFEAVIDVIQKEHGVRVKKAFGQVLAQELVQGLSVSRACRYFGISRQAYYKRRHSELRQTARDARICALVTEVRLRQPRLGTRKLQRVLQAPLAKADIRVGRDRLFDVLRAARLLVKPHRAYHKTTNSHHRFRCHPNLLKEGPQKVVPTAAEQVWVADITYLPTTQQTVYLSLVTDAWSRKIVGYHVHDSLQTEQVSQALKMALRSRRTRQTLVHHSDRGIQYCATYYQAIHQRHGLTCSMTDGYDCYQNAMAERINGILKSEFLLNRPTDLQQAARMVKESVQIYNRERPHQALKYKTPDEVHRASITLER
- the cobC gene encoding alpha-ribazole phosphatase family protein yields the protein MDLVLIRHAAPEVAQGICYGALDLPLAQPVLPEPARMLLALDGLAPQRIVCSTMARARATADLLARDFGVVPQADAQLRELDFGRWEGLAWDAVPRAELDAWAADLLHARPHGGETVAQAMARVAAWADALPVDAPDRLWVVAHAGPMRMLAAHWLGVPLATTLGWDLGYGASCRFTLGGGVARLRWWNRV